A window of Rhabdothermincola salaria contains these coding sequences:
- a CDS encoding sugar transferase, which yields MARWLVYGGIVATVVGLALYHSRVIADPPYPYTGTFRFGWSLLYIGVLVVTAYGLGLPELPRTAGRALISSVIAAVSGAVVISVLQLLTGDALLPRFVVFGSAVLLVPWYLLCAGLAKGGSQKDAQRDRVLVVASVEEVEALRKDLRRASEMSAAIVGVMLPPDAGQPVGTPPADGPLVARAAELGASLVVLDREAEADGSVVDQAAELHARGLRIRSYALFVDQWLGKVPLFELERVSLLFDVGEVHRTRYGRVKRMMDLGAGTLGLLAFVVAVPFVAMGDLVANRGPLLFRQERVGKRGQTFRILKFRTMAPNQDGGSGAGEWTRPDDTRVTPFGNLLRRTHVDELPQAINILRGDLSVVGPRPEQPHYVAELSERLPYYDLRHLVRPGLTGWAQVKYPYGADETDAKEKLQYEFWYLRHQGMALDLRIVSRTIRSVLRGGGQ from the coding sequence GTGGCGAGGTGGCTGGTCTACGGGGGCATCGTCGCGACCGTCGTGGGTCTTGCGCTCTACCACTCACGGGTCATCGCCGATCCGCCCTACCCGTATACCGGCACCTTCCGATTCGGATGGTCGCTGCTCTACATCGGCGTGCTGGTGGTGACGGCCTACGGGCTCGGACTGCCGGAGCTCCCGCGCACCGCAGGGCGGGCCCTCATCTCGTCGGTGATCGCCGCCGTGAGTGGTGCCGTCGTGATCTCAGTGCTGCAGCTGCTGACCGGTGATGCCCTGCTGCCTAGGTTCGTCGTGTTCGGATCAGCGGTGCTCCTGGTGCCGTGGTACCTGCTGTGCGCCGGGCTGGCCAAGGGAGGGTCGCAGAAGGATGCCCAACGCGACCGGGTGCTGGTGGTGGCCTCCGTGGAGGAAGTGGAAGCGCTCCGCAAGGACCTGCGACGAGCCTCGGAGATGTCGGCGGCCATCGTCGGGGTGATGCTGCCTCCTGATGCCGGGCAGCCGGTCGGGACGCCGCCGGCCGACGGCCCACTCGTGGCAAGGGCCGCTGAGCTCGGCGCCAGCCTCGTCGTCTTGGACCGTGAGGCCGAGGCGGATGGCTCGGTGGTGGACCAGGCCGCGGAGCTGCACGCCCGTGGGCTACGCATCCGCAGCTACGCGCTGTTCGTGGACCAGTGGCTGGGCAAGGTTCCTCTCTTCGAGCTGGAACGGGTGTCGCTCCTGTTCGACGTCGGGGAGGTACACCGCACCCGCTATGGCAGGGTGAAGCGGATGATGGACCTCGGCGCCGGAACCCTCGGGTTGTTGGCCTTCGTGGTGGCCGTGCCGTTCGTGGCGATGGGCGACCTGGTGGCGAACCGGGGTCCGCTCCTCTTTCGTCAGGAGCGCGTCGGCAAACGGGGCCAGACCTTTCGCATCCTGAAGTTCCGCACCATGGCCCCGAACCAAGACGGCGGCAGCGGAGCGGGGGAGTGGACCAGGCCTGATGACACGCGCGTCACACCGTTCGGGAACCTCTTGCGGCGAACCCACGTCGACGAGCTACCCCAGGCGATCAACATCCTCCGGGGCGACTTGTCGGTGGTCGGGCCACGGCCAGAGCAACCCCACTACGTCGCTGAGCTGTCCGAGAGACTGCCGTACTACGACCTGCGCCACCTCGTCCGTCCCGGACTCACTGGTTGGGCTCAGGTGAAGTATCCGTACGGGGCCGACGAGACCGATGCGAAGGAGAAGCTCCAGTACGAGTTCTGGTACCTGCGCCACCAAGGCATGGCGCTGGATCTGAGGATCGTGAGCCGCACCATTCGAAGCGTTCTGAGAGGTGGCGGGCAATGA
- a CDS encoding lipopolysaccharide biosynthesis protein — protein MKPASVRRAAGRALAASGSGQAIAMAATFASTLMLARMLAPSDLGLYYLYSVVALFAPMIARLGQDRVIVRELAAHEHLRNVTAIRVLASSLTVNAVAAIILATLVALTLPIVARELFGAGEAAATGVLVGLWVLFESLRLVPSEAQRGMRRHGLATIVGSPGRTVIFAVLVGAVWIATLGSPTQTSLKLVLALSLGASAVTFLVGLLFLLVEMRRAPVQSGFPHREDMLRQAKAGALIATVGAVALGITQADTWVVGAFFGTEDAAAYGAAVRVASLALAPILVSQLLLQPYVVRFRLRHEDARLESLLRCAATVGFVLLATSTALIAALGGWLLPLFFGEFFSQSHWPAVILMSGLTIAAGLGPAFQTVVMAGGSDRAVLGVMSAVATITIISELTVAGVSVLAVATASGVGSVLQGFGGWWLARTRLDLDTRLYLSPRQFVRAARATGIVSGAA, from the coding sequence GTGAAGCCTGCCTCCGTTCGCCGTGCCGCAGGCCGCGCGCTCGCTGCATCGGGCAGTGGCCAAGCCATCGCCATGGCGGCGACGTTCGCGTCGACACTGATGCTGGCCCGGATGCTGGCCCCCAGTGACCTCGGCCTCTACTACCTCTACTCGGTGGTGGCGCTGTTCGCCCCAATGATCGCCCGCCTGGGCCAGGACCGGGTGATCGTGCGGGAGCTCGCGGCGCACGAACACCTGCGGAACGTCACGGCGATCAGGGTCCTCGCGAGCTCGCTGACCGTCAACGCAGTCGCGGCGATCATCCTGGCAACGCTGGTCGCGCTTACGCTCCCGATAGTTGCTCGAGAGCTCTTCGGGGCCGGAGAGGCCGCGGCCACTGGGGTGTTAGTCGGCCTGTGGGTGCTGTTCGAATCACTTCGGCTCGTGCCATCCGAGGCTCAGCGCGGCATGCGCCGCCATGGACTCGCCACGATCGTCGGGAGCCCTGGGCGAACCGTCATCTTTGCGGTTCTCGTAGGCGCGGTGTGGATCGCCACGCTCGGCAGCCCCACACAGACATCTCTGAAGCTGGTGCTCGCCCTCTCACTCGGCGCATCAGCAGTCACCTTTCTCGTCGGACTGCTCTTCCTCCTGGTCGAGATGCGCCGTGCACCGGTGCAGTCAGGCTTCCCGCACCGCGAAGACATGCTCCGACAGGCGAAGGCGGGAGCCCTAATAGCTACAGTCGGGGCCGTCGCGCTCGGAATCACCCAGGCGGACACATGGGTCGTGGGCGCGTTCTTTGGTACCGAGGACGCCGCCGCCTATGGGGCCGCCGTCCGCGTGGCCTCCTTGGCGCTGGCGCCCATCCTAGTGAGCCAGCTGCTCCTCCAACCGTACGTCGTGCGCTTCAGACTCCGGCATGAAGATGCACGCTTGGAGAGTCTGCTGCGCTGCGCTGCAACCGTTGGTTTCGTCCTCCTGGCGACGTCGACCGCCCTCATCGCCGCGCTCGGGGGATGGCTTCTCCCTCTGTTCTTCGGCGAGTTCTTCTCCCAATCCCACTGGCCCGCAGTGATCCTGATGTCGGGACTCACCATCGCGGCCGGTCTCGGCCCTGCGTTCCAAACGGTCGTGATGGCTGGCGGCTCCGACCGGGCCGTACTCGGCGTCATGAGCGCAGTCGCCACCATCACCATCATTTCCGAGCTGACCGTCGCCGGCGTGTCCGTGCTCGCCGTCGCGACGGCCTCCGGCGTCGGAAGCGTTCTTCAGGGTTTCGGGGGTTGGTGGCTTGCCCGTACACGCCTCGACCTGGACACCAGGCTCTACCTGAGCCCGCGCCAGTTCGTCAGAGCGGCCCGGGCGACCGGCATCGTGTCAGGAGCGGCCTGA
- a CDS encoding class I SAM-dependent methyltransferase gives MDRTRLQREQEFHDERFTDDGERAAAKKYYAVTRASSMRMDQILEMVPAGARALELGCGLHNHAVQLAQRGVDVVAVDISPVAALQMRQQCESLDLPGRVSVEVMNAEELAFEDQAFDLVVGTGILHHLDLDRAYPELARVLRSGGKGAFIEPLGRNPLINLYRRMTPRMRTPDEHPLVESDFDDARRWFDEVEVDYYHTLSLAAVPLRRLKAFDVALKRLEEADAWMYERIPRSRALAWSCVVELSGTKPAR, from the coding sequence ATGGACCGAACCCGGCTGCAGCGCGAGCAGGAGTTCCACGACGAGCGCTTCACCGATGACGGTGAGCGAGCGGCCGCGAAGAAGTACTACGCCGTCACGCGGGCCAGCTCGATGCGGATGGATCAGATCCTCGAGATGGTCCCGGCGGGAGCGAGAGCGCTCGAGCTCGGGTGCGGTCTGCACAACCATGCGGTGCAACTCGCCCAGCGGGGAGTCGACGTCGTGGCCGTGGACATCTCCCCGGTCGCCGCCTTGCAGATGCGCCAGCAGTGTGAGTCCCTCGACCTCCCGGGTCGCGTCTCGGTGGAGGTCATGAACGCCGAAGAGCTGGCCTTCGAAGATCAGGCCTTCGACCTCGTCGTGGGCACCGGGATCCTCCACCACCTCGATCTCGACCGGGCCTACCCCGAGTTGGCCCGAGTGCTCCGCTCGGGTGGAAAAGGTGCGTTCATCGAACCGCTGGGTCGCAACCCGCTCATCAACCTGTACCGGCGGATGACTCCTCGGATGCGCACGCCTGACGAGCATCCGCTCGTCGAGAGCGACTTCGACGATGCTCGCCGGTGGTTCGACGAGGTGGAGGTCGACTACTACCACACCCTTTCGTTGGCGGCGGTTCCGTTGCGCCGGTTGAAGGCCTTCGATGTGGCACTCAAGCGCCTGGAGGAGGCCGATGCCTGGATGTACGAGAGGATTCCTCGCAGTCGAGCCCTCGCCTGGTCGTGCGTCGTGGAGCTGAGCGGCACCAAGCCCGCCCGCTGA
- a CDS encoding glycosyltransferase has protein sequence MAVLIPARNEADSIGRCLEHVLAQDIGLDRLEVIVVDGDSTDGTGEIAAAILERAGLDRWVVHCNKGGSTPSNLNAGLALVRAPVVCRVDARSMVPPRYVRACIETLQSRPDVAVVGGAQVAVPRSESNRDQGIARALNNRYGMGLSRYRRGARSGRADTVYLGAFRTAELRGVGGWDERLPTNQDFDLNRRIAHHGHVWFESSLEVGYSPRSSVRQLWMQYHRFGRWKVRYWRMTGDRPQQRQMGIIVAPVLMLIAAIAFLVPRSGRMCRMSVLTVGTLGAAVALEELGSQEGTAGTVERGWAIAGMVAVGSGWLSGVLRDAVFE, from the coding sequence GTGGCGGTGCTGATCCCGGCAAGGAACGAGGCTGACTCGATCGGTAGGTGCCTCGAGCACGTCCTGGCGCAGGATATCGGGCTCGATCGCCTCGAGGTCATAGTCGTGGACGGGGACTCGACCGACGGCACCGGTGAGATCGCGGCTGCCATCCTCGAGAGGGCGGGTCTTGATCGATGGGTCGTTCACTGCAACAAGGGCGGATCGACGCCGTCCAACCTCAACGCCGGTCTGGCGCTGGTTCGAGCTCCGGTGGTGTGCAGGGTCGATGCTCGGAGCATGGTCCCGCCTCGGTATGTGCGCGCCTGTATTGAGACCCTCCAGTCTCGCCCCGACGTCGCAGTCGTCGGTGGCGCCCAGGTTGCGGTGCCTCGCTCTGAGTCGAACCGAGACCAGGGGATCGCTCGCGCCCTGAACAATCGCTACGGCATGGGTCTGTCCCGTTACCGTCGAGGTGCGAGGAGTGGCCGCGCCGACACCGTCTACCTCGGTGCATTTCGCACTGCGGAGCTTCGCGGCGTGGGCGGCTGGGACGAGCGCCTTCCAACGAACCAGGACTTCGACCTGAACCGGCGAATTGCACATCATGGTCACGTTTGGTTCGAATCGTCCCTCGAGGTGGGGTATAGCCCGCGGTCCTCAGTCAGGCAGCTGTGGATGCAATACCACCGCTTCGGCCGGTGGAAGGTTCGCTATTGGCGGATGACCGGAGATCGACCACAGCAGCGCCAGATGGGGATTATCGTTGCGCCAGTCCTCATGCTCATTGCAGCGATTGCCTTCTTGGTGCCAAGGTCGGGCCGGATGTGTCGAATGAGTGTCTTGACTGTCGGCACCTTGGGGGCGGCGGTCGCTCTCGAGGAACTTGGATCCCAAGAGGGGACCGCCGGTACAGTTGAGCGCGGATGGGCCATCGCCGGCATGGTCGCAGTCGGAAGTGGCTGGCTGTCAGGTGTTCTGCGTGACGCCGTGTTCGAATGA
- a CDS encoding glycosyltransferase family 4 protein: protein MTRHPTTLHLAPAHVATDTRVFWKECVSLRDAGWRVTIVALHDRDEDLDGIRIVGLRRGKGSWGRLRNLAHVVRTILRNRTDVIHVHDIEILPVAIVLGLVGRKVIVDFHEDYPLLVESRSYIPKRLRRTAAWTVRLLEGLVVRVSSAVISAEDTGAQRFGKRHVAVLRNYVLDSEIELMARSEPDVRARACVYVGAVSRERGLLEMVGAIERAGSDIELRLIGEMPADLRAEVMATGGAQQLRYYGRCDRARTCEVLVGSAVGLVIWHPTPKHAGGAVPVKLFEYMAAGLPVIASDFPEIRAVVEPAGAGFLVDPFDVDALAAHMRWMVDHPEEARALGMRGRQSVLDRYTWSSQVPTLLGVYEALQELEP, encoded by the coding sequence ATGACGAGACACCCCACCACCCTCCACTTGGCACCGGCGCATGTGGCTACCGACACTCGAGTCTTCTGGAAAGAGTGCGTTTCGTTACGAGACGCCGGGTGGAGGGTCACGATCGTCGCGCTTCACGATCGTGACGAGGACCTGGACGGTATCCGGATCGTGGGGCTGCGCCGTGGAAAGGGAAGTTGGGGTCGCCTGCGCAACCTGGCCCATGTGGTGAGGACCATCCTTCGCAACCGGACGGACGTAATCCATGTTCACGACATAGAAATTCTCCCCGTGGCGATCGTCCTCGGCCTGGTTGGTCGCAAGGTGATTGTTGACTTCCACGAGGACTACCCGCTTCTCGTCGAGAGTCGCAGCTACATCCCGAAGAGACTCAGGAGAACGGCGGCGTGGACGGTTCGGCTTCTCGAGGGCCTCGTCGTTCGGGTTTCGTCGGCAGTGATCTCTGCGGAGGACACGGGGGCCCAACGGTTCGGCAAGCGGCACGTCGCCGTTCTGCGAAACTATGTCTTGGACAGCGAGATCGAACTCATGGCTCGATCGGAGCCTGATGTACGAGCGAGAGCGTGTGTATACGTGGGCGCTGTCAGCCGGGAGCGAGGCCTGCTGGAGATGGTTGGGGCCATCGAACGGGCTGGATCTGACATCGAGCTTCGGCTCATCGGAGAGATGCCGGCCGACCTCCGCGCCGAGGTGATGGCGACGGGGGGGGCGCAGCAGCTGCGCTACTACGGCCGTTGTGACAGGGCCCGGACCTGCGAGGTTCTGGTTGGGTCGGCTGTGGGGCTCGTGATCTGGCACCCAACCCCGAAGCACGCTGGCGGTGCAGTCCCGGTGAAGCTCTTTGAGTACATGGCTGCAGGTCTGCCGGTCATCGCAAGTGACTTTCCCGAGATTCGGGCCGTCGTAGAGCCTGCCGGCGCCGGCTTCTTGGTAGACCCATTCGATGTTGATGCGCTGGCGGCCCATATGAGGTGGATGGTCGATCACCCGGAGGAAGCGCGGGCTCTCGGGATGAGGGGGCGACAGTCGGTGCTCGACCGATACACGTGGAGTTCCCAGGTGCCCACGTTGCTTGGTGTGTACGAGGCACTCCAGGAACTGGAGCCGTGA
- the uvrA gene encoding excinuclease ABC subunit UvrA → MDRLVIRGAREHNLRNISLDLPRDRLIVFTGLSGSGKSSLAFDTIYAEGQRRYVESLSAYARQFLGQMDKPDVDFIEGLSPAISIDQKSASRNPRSTVGTITEVYDYLRLLYARIGVPHCPNDGAVITRQTPQQIVDRVLELPEGTRFQVLAPVVRGRKGTYDTLLADLATQGFARAIVDGELNELTDTVELARYEQHTIQVVVDRLIRREGIERRLTDSLETALRLSEGVAEVQIVGVQHDDSGLDDEILTFSQHLGCPVCGLSFEELAPRNFSFNSPYGACEHCDGLGTRFEVDPELVVPNPDLTVAQGALAPWATARTQYFGRLLESVCAAHDIDMDEPFSSLPKKQQKLLLHGTGTSGGRIKVQYRNRYGRQRSYEAKYEGVVSWLQRRHTDAESDSQRDQVEGYMREVPCPECGGARLKPFSLGVTIAGHTLADLSDMSIADAAKALAGLELSERDRMIAERVVKEVNARMGFLLDVGLDYLSLGRSAGTLAGGEAQRIRLASQIGSGLVGVLYVLDEPSIGLHQRDNRRLIDTLIRLRDLGNTVLVVEHDEETIRVADYVVDIGPGAGEHGGDIVYAGAVKGLLKSRKSLTGQYVSGRRSIPVPEKRRDAGHGSLWVRGAREHNLKNIDVEIPLGCFVAVTGVSGSGKSTLVNDILYRALMQQVYGSKTPPGRHKTVEGLDQIDKVINIDQSPIGRTPRSNPATYTGVFDHVRKLFAQTHEAKVRGYLPGRFSFNVAGGRCEACAGDGTIKIEMHFLPDVYVPCEVCKGARYNRDTLDITFKDKNISDVLNMSCEEGVEFFANQPAISRHLQTIVDVGLGYVRLGQPATTLSGGEAQRVKLASELAKRSTGHTMYILDEPTTGLHFEDIRKLLTVLSRLVDQGNSVLVIEHNLDVIKTADWLIDMGPEGGTGGGTVVVEGTPEQVADTPESYTGQFLASLLSPT, encoded by the coding sequence GTGGATCGACTGGTCATTCGTGGTGCCCGTGAGCACAACCTGCGCAACATCTCCCTCGACCTGCCGCGCGACCGGCTGATCGTCTTCACGGGTCTCTCTGGCTCGGGCAAGTCTTCGCTCGCCTTCGACACCATCTACGCCGAGGGGCAGCGCCGCTACGTCGAGTCGCTGTCGGCCTACGCCCGCCAGTTCCTCGGCCAGATGGACAAGCCCGACGTCGACTTCATCGAGGGGCTCTCGCCGGCCATCTCCATCGACCAGAAGTCGGCCTCGCGCAACCCGCGCTCCACTGTCGGCACCATCACCGAGGTCTACGACTACCTGCGGCTGCTCTACGCCCGCATCGGGGTGCCGCACTGCCCCAACGACGGGGCAGTTATCACGCGTCAGACCCCCCAGCAGATCGTCGACCGGGTGCTCGAGCTGCCCGAGGGCACCCGCTTCCAGGTGCTGGCCCCGGTGGTGCGGGGCCGCAAGGGCACCTACGACACCTTGCTGGCCGACCTGGCCACCCAGGGCTTCGCCCGGGCCATCGTCGACGGTGAGCTGAACGAGCTCACCGACACCGTCGAGCTGGCCCGCTACGAGCAGCACACCATCCAGGTGGTGGTCGACCGCCTCATCCGGCGCGAGGGCATCGAGCGGCGCCTCACCGACTCCCTCGAGACGGCGCTGCGCCTGTCCGAGGGGGTGGCCGAGGTGCAGATCGTCGGCGTGCAACACGACGACTCCGGCCTCGACGACGAGATCCTCACCTTCAGCCAGCATCTGGGCTGCCCGGTCTGCGGGCTGAGCTTCGAGGAGCTCGCTCCCCGCAACTTCTCGTTCAACTCGCCCTACGGGGCCTGTGAGCACTGCGACGGGCTCGGCACCCGCTTCGAGGTCGATCCCGAGCTGGTGGTCCCCAACCCCGACCTCACCGTCGCCCAGGGGGCCCTGGCGCCGTGGGCCACCGCCCGCACCCAGTACTTCGGGCGCCTACTCGAATCGGTGTGCGCCGCCCACGACATCGACATGGACGAGCCCTTCTCGTCGTTGCCCAAGAAGCAACAGAAGCTGCTGTTGCACGGCACCGGCACCAGCGGGGGGCGCATCAAGGTCCAGTACCGCAACCGCTACGGGCGCCAGCGCTCCTACGAGGCCAAGTACGAAGGTGTGGTGTCGTGGCTGCAGCGCCGCCACACCGACGCCGAGAGCGACTCCCAGCGCGATCAGGTCGAGGGCTACATGCGCGAGGTGCCGTGCCCGGAGTGCGGCGGCGCCCGGCTCAAGCCCTTCTCGCTCGGCGTCACCATCGCCGGGCACACCCTGGCCGACCTGTCGGACATGTCCATCGCCGATGCGGCCAAGGCCCTCGCCGGCCTCGAGCTGTCCGAGCGCGACCGCATGATCGCCGAGCGGGTGGTCAAGGAGGTCAACGCCCGCATGGGCTTCCTGCTCGACGTGGGCCTCGACTACCTCAGCCTGGGCCGTTCGGCGGGCACGCTGGCCGGCGGCGAGGCCCAGCGCATCCGGCTGGCCTCCCAGATCGGCTCGGGGCTGGTGGGCGTGCTCTACGTGCTCGACGAGCCCTCCATCGGGCTGCACCAGCGCGACAACCGCCGCCTCATCGACACGCTGATCCGCCTGCGCGATCTGGGCAACACGGTCCTCGTCGTCGAGCACGACGAGGAGACCATCAGGGTGGCCGACTACGTCGTCGACATCGGCCCCGGCGCCGGTGAGCACGGCGGCGACATCGTCTACGCCGGCGCGGTGAAGGGCTTGCTCAAGAGCCGCAAGAGCCTCACCGGCCAGTACGTGTCGGGCCGTCGGTCCATCCCCGTGCCCGAGAAGCGGCGCGACGCCGGGCACGGGTCGCTGTGGGTGCGCGGTGCGCGCGAGCACAACCTCAAGAACATCGACGTGGAGATCCCGTTGGGGTGCTTCGTCGCCGTCACCGGCGTGTCGGGGTCGGGGAAGTCCACCCTGGTCAACGACATCCTCTACCGGGCCCTCATGCAGCAGGTCTACGGGTCCAAGACGCCGCCGGGGCGCCACAAGACGGTCGAGGGGCTCGACCAGATCGACAAGGTCATCAACATCGACCAGTCGCCCATCGGGCGCACGCCCCGATCGAACCCGGCCACCTACACGGGTGTGTTCGACCACGTGCGCAAGCTGTTCGCCCAGACCCACGAGGCCAAGGTGCGCGGCTACCTGCCCGGGCGGTTCTCGTTCAACGTGGCCGGCGGCCGCTGCGAGGCCTGCGCCGGCGACGGCACCATCAAGATCGAGATGCACTTCCTGCCCGACGTCTACGTGCCGTGCGAGGTGTGCAAGGGCGCCCGCTACAACCGCGACACCCTCGACATCACGTTCAAGGACAAGAACATCTCCGACGTGCTCAACATGAGCTGCGAGGAGGGCGTGGAGTTCTTCGCCAACCAGCCGGCCATCTCCCGGCACCTGCAGACCATCGTCGACGTCGGTCTCGGTTACGTGCGCCTGGGCCAGCCGGCCACCACCCTCTCGGGCGGTGAGGCCCAGCGGGTGAAGCTGGCCTCGGAGCTGGCCAAGCGCTCCACCGGCCACACCATGTACATCCTCGACGAGCCCACCACGGGCCTTCACTTCGAGGACATCCGCAAGCTGCTCACCGTGCTGTCCCGCCTGGTCGACCAGGGCAACTCGGTGCTGGTCATCGAGCACAACCTCGACGTCATCAAGACCGCGGACTGGCTCATCGACATGGGCCCCGAGGGGGGCACCGGGGGCGGCACCGTGGTGGTGGAGGGCACGCCCGAACAGGTGGCGGACACCCCGGAGAGCTACACCGGCCAGTTCCTCGCCTCGCTGCTGTCCCCGACCTGA